A part of Aspergillus flavus chromosome 1, complete sequence genomic DNA contains:
- a CDS encoding magnesium transporter NIPA-domain-containing protein yields the protein MLSDKYIGLILAILSTMAIGTSFVITKKGLTHASEQHGFEGEGFSYLKSPIWWGGVITLAIGEVANFAAYAFAPAILVTPLGALSVLIGAVLGSYFLNEKLGTLGKMGCALCLLGSVVIVLHAPPDKPVETIEEILHYALQPGFLLYCLAVAIFSTVMIYRVAPVYGKKNPLIFISICSTVGSVSVMSVKAFGIALKLTLGGNNQFTHASTYVFMIVTAFCILTQMNYFNKALNQFSTSIVNPLYYVTFTTATLCASFILFKGFNTTDAVNTISLLCGFLIIFSGVYLLNLSRHDPDGRQMLNSKLDDEGVPTDGIASFQTRRSMQSRRSNEPHRRSSSSLAFLNGNGDREGLIHAYDVENQAYGLSELTEESDGEPGPTYKNKRSDDLERTSHQPNKHDER from the exons ATGCTCTCCGATAA GTACATAGGCCTCATTTTGGCCATCCTATCAACGATGGCAATAG GCACAAGTTTTGTTATTACCAAAAAG GGCTTAACGCATGCCTCCGAACAGCATGGATTCGAGGGAGAAGGATTCTCATATTTGAAAAGTCCGATTTGGTGGGGTGGTGTTATCACAC TGGCCATTGGAGAAGTCGCGAATTTCGCAGCCTACGCTTTTGCGCCTGCGATCCTTGTTACCCCTTTGGGCGCATTGAGTGTCTTGATAGG TGCGGTCCTTGGTTCCTACTTCCTCAACGAGAAATTAGGCACATTGGGTAAAATGGGATGTGCTTTGTGTCTGCTGGGCTCCGTGGTGATTGTGCTTCACGCGCCTCCGGACAAACCCGTCGAGACAATCGAAGAAATTCTGCACTATGCCCTCCAACCAG GGTTTCTTCTCTACTGCCTTGCTGTTGCGATTTTCTCTACTGTCATGATCTACCGAGTTGCGCCGGTCTACGGCAAAAAAAATCCCCTCATCTTTATCTCCATCTGTTCCACCGTCGGCTCAGTCTCCGTCATGTCCGTTAAGGCTTTTGGCATTGCCTTGAAACTTACCCTTGGTGGCAACAACCAATTTACGCACGCATCAACCTACGTTTTCATGATTGTTACGGCTTTCTGTATCCTCACCCAGATGAACTATTTCAACAAGGCGTTGAACCAGTTTTCTACTTCGAT AGTCAATCCCCTTTATTATGTGACGTTCACGACGGCCACATTGTGCGCTTCCTTCATCCTTTTCAAAGGCTTCAACACGACCGATGCTGTCAACACGATTTCGTTGCTGTGCGGgtttctcatcatcttctccgGCGTTTATCTTTTGAATCTCTCCCGACATGACCCGGACGGGCGGCAGATGCTGAACTCCAAGCTAGATGATGAAGGTGTGCCAACTGACGGAATCGCAAGCTTCCAAACCCGCCGGTCTATGCAGTCCCGTCGGAGCAACGAGCCTCATCGCCGAAGCTCGTCAAGCCTTGCCTTCCTGAATGGCAATGGAGATCGTGAAGGTCTGATTCACGCTTACGATGTGGAGAACCAAGCCTATGGGCTGTCAGAGTTGACTGAGGAAAGTGACGGAGAGCCAGGCCCCACGtataaaaacaaaagaagcgACGACCTAGAGCGCACCTCTCATCAACCCAATAAGCATGACGAGCGATAG
- a CDS encoding medium subunit of clathrin adaptor complex (coatomer subunit delta, putative) — MVVLAASICTRGGKAVLSRQFREISRSRIEALLASFPKLADSGTQHTTVEQDNVRFVYQPLDELYIVLITNRQSNILQDIDSLHLFAQVTTSICKSLDEREILRNAFELLSAYDELVTLGYRENLSLSQIKTFLEMESHEERIQEIIERNKELEASEERKRKAKQLEMQRKEAARTGRAMAPRTPSYPVYTPPSRPAVPDAYDSYEAEKKKSFAKPLPTRGKGMQLGKKSKTTDIYEKVRGDLGPEVEESSPLVTPQASTPVVGETSSARASLSADRDPIHVTIAETISANLTREGALKSFEVKGDLQLRISDPSFTKVRLDLATNPTHGAQFRTHPNVDKAAFTDSSAIQLKDSTKRFPVNNSIGVLRWRVASSDNADMLPITFTVWVNKGSDSTTVTVEYELTGSDALRDVVVTIPYGEIEPSVSSFDAVYEVTGDSIDWNIGTVDDSNASGSFEFESTGDSDENGFFPMNVRFSKTNPFVEVDVTAVSLLEMDGEETGFSKEVKSIADGYLIK; from the exons ATG GTCGTACTCGCAGCATCCATATGCACCCGCGGGGGCAAAGCAGTTCTTTCGCGCCAGTTCCGTGAGATTTCTCGCTCCAGAATCGAAGCTTTGCTCGCATCCTTCCCGAAACTGGCAGATTCTGGCACCCAGCATACCACCGTTGAACAAGACAATGTCCGCTTTGTGTACCAGCCCCTGGATGAGCTATACATTGTCCTGATTACCAACCGTCAATCCAACATCCTGCAAGACATTGATAGTCTTCACCTTTTTGCCCAAGTTACTACCAGTATTTGCAAGAGTTTAGACGAGCGGGAAATTTTGCGCAATGCTTTCGAGCTACTCAGCGCATATGACGAGCTGGTGACACTGGGGTACAGGGAGAATCTGTCGTTGTCGCAGATCAAGACTTTCTTAGAAATGGAGAGCCACGAGGAGAGAATCCAAGAGATTATTGAACGG AACAAAGAACTCGAGGCCAGCGAAGAGCGCAAAAGAAAGGCGAAACAGCTGGAGATGCAGCGAAAGGAGGCAGCTCGTACCGGTCGTGCTATGGCTCCACGCACCCCGTCCTATCCTGTCTACACTCCCCCATCGCGACCTGCCGTACCCGATGCCTACGATTCCTATgaagcagagaagaagaagtcatTTGCTAA GCCGTTGCCAACCAGAGGGAAGGGCATGCAGCTCGGCAAGAAGTCAAAAACCACGGATATATACGAGAAAGTCCGCGGCGATCTGGGCCCTGAAGTTGAGGAGTCTAGCCCTCTAGTCACCCCACAAGCTTCAACTCCTGTCGTCGGGGAGACATCGTCTGCTCGCGCCTCTCTCTCTGCTGACCGGGATCCTATTCATGTTACTATTGCAGAAACAATCTCTGCCAATCTTACTCGTGAAGGTGCTCTGAAATCCTTCGAAGTCAAGGGCGACTTACAGCTCCGCATCTCCGACCCGTCATTCACTAAAGTCAGACTTGACCTTGCCACCAACCCTACTCATGGGGCTCAGTTCCGTACACATCCAAATGTTGATAAGGCTGCCTTCACCGACTCATCTGCCATTCAGCTAAAGGATTCGACTAAGCGATTCCCGGTCAATAACTCAATCGGCGTCCTACGTTGGCGTGTCGCTAGCTCTGATAATGCTGATATGCTCCCTATCACCTTCACCGTCTGGGTGAACAAGGGATCCGATTCCACTACAGTCACCGTTGAATACGAGCTCACTGGGTCAGACGCTCTGCGTGACGTTGTTGTGACTATTCCATATGGCGAAATAGAACCGTCTGTATCTAGTTTTGATGCTGTGTACGAAGTGACCGGAGATAGCATCGACTGGAACATTGGAACAGTGGATGACAGCAACGCTTCTGGTAGCTTCGAGTTTGAATCTACAGGGGATTCTGATGAGAATGGTTTTTTCCCGATGAATGTTCGTTTCTCTAAAACGAATCCTTTCGTTGAGGTTGATGTTACTGCTGTCTCCCTATTGGAAATGGATGGCGAAGAAACCGGGTTCAGCAAGGAGGTGAAGAGCATTGCAGATGGTTATTTGATCAAGTAA
- a CDS encoding fungal-specific transcription factor — protein MASLEGKIQAYEDVLRKLSIRFGISDEQLMSFALAESAAESATQPDAYAATPEDRKFFWVLGSEPYLSTTSLVSHIADHTEEDFNRDDFTRATGFIGKSSEISWLQMLSKYVNSGCEVCHPTSDIPSPALTSSCDGPIASSNYHLDDFDMPTVERLDTSELPSKDTATKLFNAYLSSVHPSFPIIGISTFASQFQAFFHNPSLKPGNKWLAILNLIFAIGARYAHLTNAEWRRDRDDHYSYFIRARNMSLEGQLLHHSDLQQLQVEGLASFYMLSSGHINRSWKLCGSAVRSALSLGLHLRNIGTCTSDTSKEIRYRVWWALYTLEHRLSVMTGRPSCIIDVACTTPLPVPFDESDFRKESVMRLINRSTPEDLGQPGPASNSSPNSNLRKTGKGMESADANAAAPCKSLYFLQLIKLTSIAKRMTSKLYNPDGVEKAWSSMEFAIRGLMLDLDSWLINLPAAYDFTSTHTSQGSATHRMSLALTFYSTKIGITKPCLRRIESSALGDKSEEFCRKAAAECVESACHMLRLFPEPLEASLLHKLSPWWCILHFLMQATAVLLIELSFHVQHVPEKAAMVSKAAKKSYDWLAVMSETSMASEKARRMCDEFLRRLGFNGGAEIHSFPCIAGLASRNSPEDEPHDPHPRLTRIATPDGLRGGIGSIPLSPVDHSTAAFARPLSVGLEAPEAHEFDQDEKALTVHNLYDGYLPYDPNTGQITGSFFPPEDDIDIGLGPYYWDEAMGDHYYQQPASASPVIPNDPR, from the exons ATGGCTAGCTTAGAAGGAAAGATACAGGCCTATGAAGATGTCCTTAGAAAGCTGAGCATCCGATTTGGTATCTCTGACGAGCAGTTGATGAGTTTTGCACTGGCA GAATCCGCCGCGGAATCGGCCACACAGCCTGATGCATATGCTGCTACACCTGAAGACAGGAAGTTCTTTTGGGTCTTGGGCTCAGAGCCATATCTTTCCACTACTTCGCTGGTGTCCCATATTGCCGACCACACAGAGGAGGATTTTAATAGGGACGACTTCACACGAGCCACGGGATTCATTGGTAAAAGCTCAGAGATCTCATGGCTCCAGATGTTAAGCAAATATGTGAACTCTGGGTGCGAGGTATGTCATCCAACTTCTGATATACCTTCACCGGCTTTGACATCCTCCTGTGATGGGCCGATAGCTTCGTCAAATTATCACCTTGATGACTTCGACATGCCTACTGTTGAGCGACTTGACACATCTGAGCTCCCGTCTAAGGACACTGCTACAAAGCTTTTCAATGCGTACTTGAGTTCTGTACATCCATCGTTTCCTATAATCGGAATTTCGACATTTGCGTCACAATTCCAAGCTTTCTTCCATAACCCGTCTCTGAAGCCAGGGAACAAGTGGCTTGCCATTTTGAACCTTATTTTTGCTATTGGTGCAAGATATGCCCATTTGACCAATGcagaatggagaagagaCAGGGATGATCACTATTCATACTTCATAAGAGCAAGAAACATGAGTCTCGAGGGCCAACTGCTACACCATTCTGATCTACAACAGTTACAGGTTGAAGGATTGGCGTCTTTCTATATGCTATCATCTGGCCATATAAATCG GTCATGGAAGCTCTGTGGCAGTGCTGTGCGAAGTGCACTGAGCCTTGGGCTGCATTTACGCAATATAGGGACGTGCACTTCTGATACGTCTAAAGAAATAAGATACCGTGTGTGGTGGGCTTTATACACACTCGAGCATCGTCTCAGTGTGATGACAGGCCGACCGTCCTGCATCATAGATGTCGCCTGTACGACCCCCCTGCCTGTCCCTTTCGATGAGAGCGACTTCCGCAAAGAATCCGTAATGCGTCTTATAAACCGTTCCACACCAGAGGATCTTGGCCAACCCGGCCCGGCCTCGAATTCTTCTCCTAACTCAAACCTTAGGAAGACAGGTAAAGGAATGGAGAGCGCAGATGCAAACGCCGCTGCCCCGTGCAAGTCACTGTACTTCCTGCAGTTAATAAAATTGACTTCAATTGCGAAAAGGATGACAAGCAAGCTCTACAACCCTGACGGAGTGGAAAAGGCTTGGTCAAGTATGGAATTTGCGATACGAGGGCTTATGCTTGATCTTGATTCCTGGCTTATAAACCTACCTGCTGCTTACGACTTCACCTCCACACACACCTCGCAAGGCTCGGCAACCCACAGAATGAGCCTAGCTCTCACATTTTACAGTACGAAGATTGGAATCACAAAGCCGTGCCTTCGCCGTATAGAATCGAGTGCACTTGGTGATAAATCGGAAGAATTTTGCAGAAAGGCTGCAGCTGAATGTGTCGAATCTGCTTGTCATATGTTGAGACTGTTTCCCGAGCCTCTGGAAGCTTCATTACTTCACAAATTGTCTCCTTGGTGGTGCATATTACATTTTCTTATGCAAGCTACTGCCGTATTGTTAATTGAGCTTTCTTTCCATGTCCAACACGTTCCCGAAAAAGCGGCCATGGTGTCAAAGGCGGCTAAAAAGTCCTACGATTGGCTGGCAGTTATGTCGGAGACTAGTATGGCCTCAGAAAAAGCTCGGAGGATGTGTGATGAGTTCCTGCGCCGGCTTGGCTTCAACGGCGGTGCTGAGATCCACAGCTTCCCTTGTATAGCGGGCCTTGCTTCACGGAACTCGCCCGAGGACGAACCTCACGATCCACACCCCAGACTCACAAGAATAGCCACCCCCGATGGCCTTCGAGGTGGAATAGGCTCCATACCATTGTCACCGGTAGACCATTCCACCGCCGCTTTTGCCCGGCCATTGTCAGTTGGTTTGGAAGCCCCGGAGGCACATGAATTTGACCAAGACGAGAAAGCTCTCACTGTCCACAATCTATATGACGGCTATTTACCCTACGACCCGAACACCGGTCAGATAACCGGCTCCTTTTTCCCCCCTGAAGATGACATTGACATCGGACTGGGGCCGTATTATTGGGATGAAGCGATGGGAGACCACTATTACCAACAACCGGCCTCAGCATCCCCAGTGATTCCGAATGACCCAAGATAG
- a CDS encoding putative fatty acid hydroxylase (ceramide very long chain fatty acid hydroxylase SCS7) — translation MPGRTLPTFTSAEVESHNNAKSCYVTLGSKVYDITSFVDDHPGGGDLILEYAGRDVEEILRDTVSHEHSEAAYDILEDSLIGFIASESTGKGASIDAAKANGVGGTSGPVYAATGMSREEDLSVETDYSKDYQTHKFLDLNKPLLMQLWNGGFSKEFYLEQIHRPRHYKGGESAPLFGNFLEPLSKTAWYMVPIIWLPPVTYGTVLGFAGLGNVYAAAAYWIGGLALWTLIEYLMHRFLFHLDKYLPDNRVGLTLHFLLHGIHHYLPMDKYRLVMPPTLFVVLATPFWKLAQSVFFYNWYAALTVYCGGIFGYICYDTTHYWLHHRNLPPYYKGLKKYHLQHHFADFDNGFGVTSRFWDRVFGTELQTPAPKDRRVYRQLRLSDRVRGDVSMVHSENCSEAMPRGTT, via the exons ATGCCTGGAAGGACTCTACCAACGTTTACCTCCGCCGAGGTCGAGTCTCATAACAATGCCAAATCTTGCTATGTAACTCTGGGATCGAAAGTGTACGACATTACCTCTTTTGTCGATGATCAtcctggtggtggtgatttgATCCTTGAGTATGCTGGAAGAGACGTCGAAGAAATTCTGCGCGATACCGTCTCTCATGAACACTCGGAAGCAGCCTACGATATTCTGGAAGACAGTCTGATTGGTTTCATTGCCTCCGAATCGACTGGCAAAGGTGCAAGCATAGATGCCGCTAAAGCAAATGGTGTAGGGGGAACATCAGGCCCTGTATATGCCGCAACTGGAATGTCCCGCGAAGAGGATTTGTCTGTTGAGACAGACTACAGTAAGGATTACCAGACGCACAAATTCTTGGATCTCAACAAGCCTCTTCTTATGCAGCTCTGGAACGGTGGCTTCAGCAAAGAGTTCTACTTGGAACAAATCCATCGTCCGCGCCATTACAAGGGAGGAGAATCGGCCCCCCTCTTCGGAAACTTCCTGGAGCCCCTGAGCAAAACCGCATGGTACATGGTTCCAATTATATGGCTGCCCCCTGTTACCTACGGTACTGTGCTCGGGTTTGCTGGGCTGGGGAACGTGTATGCTGCAGCTGCCTATTGGATTGGTGGCCTTGCCCTTTGGACTTTGATCGAGTACCTTATGCATAGGTTTTTGTTCCATCTTGACAA ATATCTTCCTGATAACCGTGTTGGCTTAACCCTCCATTTCCTGTTACACGGCATTCATCACTATCTACCTATGGACAAATACCGACTTGTTATGCCACCAACGCTGTTTGTTGTCCTCGCTACACCGTTTTGGAAGCTGGCGCAAAGTGTCTTCTTCTATAACTGGTACGCCGCCTTGACGGTATATTGTGGCGGCATATTCGGTTATATATGTTATGATACGACCCATTATTGGCTCCATCATCGCAA TCTTCCCCCCTACTACAAGGGACTTAAGAAATACCACCTTCAACACCATTTTGCCGACTTCGACAATGGTTTCGGTGTCACCAGCCGGTTTTGGGACCGTGTTTTCGGTACTGAGCTTCAAACACCTGCACCTAAAGAC AGGCGTGTTTACAGGCAATTAAGATTAAGTGACCGTGTTCGTGGCGACGTTTCTATGGTTCATTCAGAAAATTGTTCGGAGGCAATGCCAAGAGGCACCACGTGA
- a CDS encoding transcriptional coactivator caper (RNA-binding protein rsd1), which produces MSGLDVEALLESTAAAAPPQDARQSQERDDRSKADSSDRRDRDRSRDKDRRRRDRSRDRRRDADGDEDMKSPRSEHGSANGSHRSRKRSRSRESDRRRSRRERYGDDYRSGGDYYRGGGRARTRSRSPNDDRYYRPSGRARREERDDDRRSRRERETRRRSPSRERTPELNEDERDRRTIFVQQLAARLRTKELIAFFEKVGPVKEAQIVKDRVSGRSKGVGYVEFKNEDSVAPAIQLTGQKLLGIPIIAQLTEAEKNRQARNPDASSGNNHAAPFHRLYVGNIHFSITENDLQNVFEPFGELEFVQLQKDETGRSRGYGFVQFRDPNQAREALEKMNGFDLAGRAIRVGLGNDKFTPDSSAQRLQSQGANQQNFQGSSFSGHGGRGIQAGGTSNFDRAGGRDSEKGAGASALDDTDVAGVNFNNYSRDALMRKLARTDEPSESSADDKQKVLRPKTETKPLPVNVNMASRCVMLRNMFDPGEEEGESWIKELEDDVRAECEEKYGHVVHIALDPNSQGDIYLKFDRVQGGENAIKGLNGRFFGGKQITAQPVVDAVYSSLFSRTKAI; this is translated from the exons ATGTCAGGTCTCGATGTCGAGGCTCTACTTGAGTCCACAGCCGCCGCAGCACCACCACAAGATGCACGACAGTCTCAGGAACGCGATGACCGCTCCAAAGCCGATAGTAGTGACCGCCGGGACCGCGACCGCTCACGAGACAAAGATCGTAGACGCCGGGACCGCAGCCGGGACCGACGTCGTGACGccgatggagatgaagacatGAAGAGTCCGAGAAGCGAACATGGCAGTGCTAACGGAAGCCATAGAAGCAGAAAGAGGAGCAGGAGCCGCGAGAGTGATCGCCGTCGATCTCGACGTGAACGCTACGGTGATGACTACCGGTCTGGCGGTGACTATTACCGCGGCGGCGGGCGGGCCCGCACTCGATCTCGATCTCCTAATGATGACCGCTATTACCGCCCTTCAGGTCGTGCCCGTCGAGAAGAGAGGGATGATGACCGACGCTCTCGCCGTGAACGAGAGACTCGCAGACGTAGCCCCAGTCGCGAAAGGACTCCGGAGCTCAACGAGGATGAGCGCGATAGACGTACCATCTTTGTACAGCAGCTTGCGGCACGTCTGAGAACAAAAGAATTGATTGCTTTCTTCGAGAAAGTTGGACCAGTTAAAGAAGCTCAGATTGTCAAGGATCGTGTTAGTGGTCGGTCTAAAGG TGTCGGTTATGTCGAATTTAAGAACGAAGATTCCGTTGCTCCTGCTATTCAACTTACGGGACAGAAGCTTCTAGGAATTCCAATCATCGCACAGTTAACTGAAGCGGAAAAGAATCGTCAGGCTCGCAATCCAGATGCCAGCAGTGGCAACAACCACGCAGCTCCATTTCACAGGTTGTACGTGGGTAACATCCATTTCAGCATCACTGAAAATGACCTCCAGAATGTTTTTGAGCCGTTTGGTGAGCTCGAGTTCGTCCAGCTTCAGAAGGATGAAACCGGTAGAAGCAGAGGTTATGGTTTTGTCCA GTTCCGTGATCCCAATCAAGCTCGGGAGGCACTAGAAAAAATGAACGGGTTTGACCTTGCTGGTCGAGCAATCCGCGTTGGCCTTGGCAACGATAAGTTCACCCCTGACTCGAGTGCTCAACGATTGCAGAGCCAAGGTGCAAACCAACAAAATTTCCAGGGCTCTTCGTTCTCGGGCCATGGAGGCCGTGGTATCCAGGCTGGTGGTACTAGCAACTTCGACCGTGCTGGTGGCCGGGATTCTGAAAAAGGAGCCGGTGCTAGTGCTTTGGATGATACGGATGTTGCTGGGGTAAACTTCAACAACTATAGTAGGGACGCATTGATGAGGAAACTTGCAAGAACAGATGAACCCTCAGAGTCGTCCGCCGACGATAAGCAGAAAGTGCTTCGCCCTAAAACAGAAACCAAGCCATTACCTGTCAATGTCAACATGGCAAGTCGGTGTGTTATGCTTCGTAATATGTTTGATCCTGGCGA AGAAGAAGGTGAAAGCTGGATTAAAGAGCTAGAGGATGACGTCCGCGCTGAGTGCGAAGAAAAATATGGCCATGTTGTTCACATTGCACTAGATCCTAACTCACAAGGTGATATCTACTTGAAGTTCGACCGCGTCCAAGGTGGTGAGAACGCCATCAAAGGCCTGAATGGACGATTTTTCGGCGGCAAACAGATCACTGCACAACCGGTTGTCGACGCTGTTTACAGCAGTTTGTTCTCTCGAACCAAGGCGATCTAG
- a CDS encoding putative glutathione S-transferase (unnamed protein product) encodes MTSDTAPTPLTLYRGLPGTGIYSWSPFVIKLEARLRFAGIPYRVEAGSMRNAPRGKVPYISIPAEILYEDGSHPAPPVVMGDSTMITKTFIEKGLTNDFNAKLSGSQKLQDMGLIALLEDKLYWYNAYEKWVLNYYTMRDVILAALPWPVRVVVGLMVYNKVTRTLTGQGTMLFSTEEIGSLGAEIWERINGALVEARSRHGGQGPFWVLGGEEPTEADAALFGFIVSGLVCYAAPNTQKLIREYPVVVDYARQIHDKYFPDYALWA; translated from the exons ATGACTTCAGACACAGCCCCAACACCCCTAACCCTCTACCGCGGCCTCCCAGGCACAGGAATCTACAGCTGGTCCCCATTCGTAATCAAACTGGAAGCCCGTCTGCGGTTCGCCGGTATACCCTACCGCGTGGAAGCCGGCTCAATGCGCAACGCACCCCGAGGCAAAGTGCCCTACATCTCCATCCCGGCAGAGATCCTGTACGAGGACGGAAGCcatccagctcctccagtcGTTATGGGCGATTCAACCATGATTACGAAGACATTTATCGAGAAGGGGTTAACGAACGATTTCAACGCGAAGCTTTCGGGATCGCAGAAGCTCCAGGATATGGGGTTGATAGCCTTATTGGAGGATAAGTTGTATTGGTATAAT GCATACGAAAAATGGGTGCTGAATTACTATACCATGCGGGATGTGATTCTGGCTGCGTTGCCTTGGCCTGTTCGGGTCGTGGTAGGTCTCATGGTCTACAACAAAGTCACACGTACTCTTACCGGCCAGGGGACGATGCTCTTCTCGACGGAGGAGATCGGGTCCTTGGGCGCCGAGATCTGGGAGCGTATCAATGGTGCGCTTGTTGAGGCGAGATCGCGACATGGAGGACAGGGTCCGTTCTGGGTTTTGGGTGGTGAGGAACCTACTGAGGCTGATGCGGCGCTTTTTGGGTTTATTGTTTCCGGGTTGGTTTGTTATGc GGCGCCGAATACGCAGAAACTTATTCGAGAATAtccggtggtggtggattaTGCTCGGCAGATTCACGATAAATATTTCCCTGACTACGCGCTTTGGGCGTGA